The following proteins come from a genomic window of Achromobacter deleyi:
- the flgL gene encoding flagellar hook-associated protein FlgL, with protein sequence MRLSTSMMYSNGLKGVLAQESDMNRLVEQVGSGKKFLTPADDPLAASLSINVAQTQSMNATYQLNRNTAKTNLSQENNVLDSITTALADVRTRVVQAGNGTFADSDRQALSTALKNARDALLGLANSTDGNGQYLFSGFQGGVVPYAQDTTGKIVYSGATGERTVQVDQSRQMSTSDIGSDVFNRANPGSQAYVSTAAAANTGTAQFSTVSVTPGSANIGKNFSLQFESDPATGNMGYRVITTDPKANPPVPPVTTPAPPAAPTAYTPDAAIDFGGVSVVIKGNPQNGDVINVESVQSADVDLFNTLDSLIKTLDSPIAGDPVALAKLNNELATANKKLSTNYDNVQTVAASVGARMNELEALDATGTQKGLSYSKSLSDLEDLDYYSGASQLALRQVALQAASAAFMTIQGSSLFSRK encoded by the coding sequence ATGCGCCTGAGCACCTCCATGATGTATTCGAACGGACTCAAGGGCGTCCTCGCTCAGGAATCCGACATGAACCGCCTGGTCGAACAGGTGGGCAGCGGCAAGAAGTTCCTGACGCCGGCGGATGATCCGCTAGCCGCCTCGTTGTCGATCAACGTGGCGCAGACGCAGAGCATGAACGCGACGTACCAGCTCAATCGCAACACGGCCAAGACCAACCTGTCCCAGGAAAACAACGTCCTGGACTCGATCACGACGGCGCTGGCCGACGTGCGCACCCGCGTGGTGCAGGCCGGTAACGGCACGTTCGCCGACAGCGACCGCCAGGCCTTGTCCACCGCCTTGAAGAATGCGCGCGACGCATTGCTGGGCCTGGCCAACAGCACCGACGGCAACGGTCAGTACCTGTTCTCCGGTTTCCAGGGCGGCGTGGTGCCTTACGCCCAGGACACCACCGGCAAGATCGTCTACAGCGGCGCCACCGGCGAACGCACGGTGCAAGTCGACCAGTCGCGCCAGATGTCCACCAGCGACATCGGCAGCGACGTCTTCAACCGCGCCAACCCGGGTTCGCAAGCCTACGTCAGCACCGCCGCCGCCGCCAACACGGGCACCGCCCAGTTCAGCACGGTGTCGGTGACGCCGGGCAGCGCCAACATCGGCAAGAATTTCAGCCTGCAGTTCGAATCGGATCCGGCCACCGGCAACATGGGCTATCGCGTCATCACGACCGATCCCAAGGCCAACCCGCCGGTGCCGCCGGTCACGACCCCGGCGCCGCCGGCCGCCCCGACCGCCTACACGCCGGATGCCGCCATCGACTTCGGCGGCGTGTCGGTCGTGATCAAGGGCAACCCGCAGAACGGCGACGTGATCAACGTTGAAAGCGTGCAGTCGGCCGACGTCGACCTGTTCAATACGCTGGACAGCCTGATCAAGACGCTGGATTCGCCCATCGCCGGCGACCCCGTGGCGCTGGCCAAGCTGAACAACGAGCTGGCGACCGCCAACAAGAAGCTGTCGACCAACTACGACAACGTGCAGACGGTGGCCGCGTCGGTCGGCGCCCGCATGAACGAACTGGAGGCACTGGACGCCACCGGCACGCAGAAGGGCCTGTCGTACTCGAAGTCGCTGTCCGACCTCGAAGACCTCGACTACTACTCTGGCGCCAGCCAGCTGGCGCTGCGCCAGGTGGCCCTGCAGGCGGCGTCGGCGGCCTTCATGACGATCCAGGGATCGAGTCTTTTCAGCCGCAAATAA